The Channa argus isolate prfri chromosome 22, Channa argus male v1.0, whole genome shotgun sequence genome has a window encoding:
- the ovca2 gene encoding esterase OVCA2 has translation MAPPRVLCIHGYRQNGSSFREKTGALRKLLKKQVELVYLSAPHSVQQSGGEETPSKENGSGSGPGGDEDPRGWWFSDVRARSFDARQQCDESLGFDESVDVVREAVKVQGPFDGIMGFSQGAAFVAMLCCLQEQKLEPEFNFRFAILVAGFRSACKEHQKFYSAPLQIPSLHVFGLEDRVIPDDMSKELLPSFQDTQVLTHPGGHFVPAASAHRQTYQDFLKKFQ, from the exons ATGGCACCTCCGCGGGTCCTGTGTATCCACGGTTACCGTCAGAACGGCAGCTCGTTCCGTGAGAAGACCGGAGCTCTGCGGAAGCTGCTGAAGAAACAAGTGGAACTTGTTTACCTGAGTGCACCGCACAGTGTGCAGCAATCAGGCGGTGAAG AAACTCCATCGAAGGAGAATGGTTCAGGTTCTGGACCTGGAGGTGACGAGGACCCCAGGGGTTGGTGGTTTTCTGATGTCCGAGCTCGGAGTTTTGACGCTCGACAGCAATGTGACGAAAGCCTGGGGTTTGACGAGAGCGTGGACGTTGTGAGAGAAGCTGTAAAGGTTCAAGGGCCATTTGATGGCATCATGGGTTTTAGCCAGGGAGCAGCTTTTGTGGCCATGTTGTGCTGTCTTCAGGAGCAAAAGCTAGAGCCTGAGTTCAACTTTCGCTTTGCCATTCTGGTTGCTGGTTTCCGCAGTGCATGTAAGGAACACCAAAAATTCTACAGTGCTCCGCTCCAGATCCCCTCCTTGCATGTGTTTGGCCTGGAGGACCGAGTTATCCCTGACGACATGAGCAAAGAGCTGCTCCCCTCCTTCCAAGACACTCAAGTCCTCACACATCCTGGTGGCCATTTTGTTCCTGCTGCATCGGCTCACAGACAAACCTACCAGGACTTTCTCAAGAAGTTCCAGTGA